One Bacillus sp. 1780r2a1 DNA segment encodes these proteins:
- a CDS encoding aminoimidazole riboside kinase produces MKNGVISLGEALIDFIPLDHTNLTYQKSPGGAPANVAVGVSRLGLKSTFLGKVGNDVLGHFLKDTLDEYGVDTTNMQLTDEARTGAVFVTLDKDGDRSFNFYIDPSADRFLHEAEIDEELFKEHRILHFGTISMISEPSRSATLKAVELAKKNDVLVSFDPNVRLTLWKDEEKLKRTIVEMLPKADIVKLSEEELTFITGKETIEEGLEVLSHYAIPLLIITLGADGSLAVSSKAKVTISAMKVNAVDTTGAGDAFVSGMLYSINQYNGQLSNLTEEELTSFGRFASVSGGLAASTKGAMTALPTIQEVEKLLVK; encoded by the coding sequence ATGAAAAATGGTGTTATTTCATTAGGAGAGGCATTAATTGATTTTATTCCATTAGATCATACGAATCTTACATATCAAAAAAGCCCAGGAGGTGCGCCTGCCAACGTGGCGGTAGGAGTGTCAAGGTTAGGGTTGAAATCTACATTCCTTGGAAAAGTTGGAAATGATGTATTGGGTCATTTTCTAAAAGATACGCTTGACGAATACGGCGTTGATACAACAAATATGCAGCTTACGGATGAAGCACGTACGGGAGCGGTTTTCGTTACGTTAGATAAAGACGGTGACCGCAGCTTTAATTTTTACATTGACCCAAGTGCAGATCGGTTTTTACACGAAGCAGAAATTGACGAAGAGCTATTTAAAGAACATCGAATTCTTCACTTTGGAACAATTTCAATGATTAGTGAACCTTCACGCTCTGCTACTTTGAAAGCTGTAGAACTGGCGAAGAAGAATGATGTTCTTGTGTCATTCGATCCTAATGTTCGTTTAACGTTGTGGAAAGATGAAGAAAAATTGAAACGAACAATTGTGGAGATGCTTCCAAAGGCAGATATTGTAAAGCTTTCAGAGGAAGAACTTACTTTTATTACTGGAAAAGAAACGATTGAAGAAGGATTAGAAGTGCTAAGCCATTATGCTATCCCGCTTTTAATTATTACATTAGGAGCAGACGGCAGCCTTGCTGTATCTTCTAAAGCAAAAGTAACTATTTCTGCTATGAAAGTAAATGCTGTTGATACAACAGGGGCAGGAGATGCCTTTGTGTCTGGGATGCTTTATTCTATTAATCAATATAATGGTCAGCTTTCAAACTTAACGGAAGAAGAACTTACTTCTTTTGGACGCTTTGCAAGTGTTTCTGGAGGATTAGCAGCTTCAACAAAAGGTGCGATGACAGCATTACCTACAATTCAAGAAGTTGAAAAGCTTCTTGTAAAATAA
- a CDS encoding sucrose-specific PTS transporter subunit IIBC, giving the protein MDVKEIAKKLVPLLGGKENVVSAQHCATRLRLVIRDESKIDQKGLDEIDDIKGAFSNSGQFQIIFGTGLVNKVHAELMKELGVEHQKAEKPADHQEEMKKKMNPFARFARMLSNIFVPIIPAIVASGLLMGLLGMMKAFKWVSEDSSLFILLDMFSSSAFIILPILIGFSAAKEFGANPYLGAVMGGILTHPMLLNPWTLADAKPEYMDFLGLSIPLIGYQGTVVPILLAIYVMSKIEKGLRKVVPNAIDLLVTPFLTVIVTGFISLLFIGPFGRYIGDLISIGLQSMYDVAGVFAGIVFGGLYSTIVLTGLQHSFHAIEAGLLANPNIGVNFLLPIWACANVAQGGAGLAVYFKTKNAKTKKIAIPAAVSSFLGITEPIIFGVNLKLRKPFIAAAIGGAAGGGYVVLTNVVANAYGLTGIPMMAIAAPLGMSNLINYIIGMVISVGVAFIVTWFMKLEEE; this is encoded by the coding sequence ATGGATGTGAAAGAAATTGCGAAAAAGCTTGTTCCGCTTTTGGGTGGAAAAGAAAACGTTGTCAGTGCTCAGCACTGTGCGACACGCTTGCGTTTAGTTATTCGAGACGAAAGCAAAATCGATCAAAAAGGTTTGGATGAAATAGACGATATTAAAGGTGCTTTCTCTAATTCAGGACAATTTCAAATTATTTTTGGCACAGGACTTGTTAATAAAGTACATGCAGAACTTATGAAAGAGCTAGGCGTAGAGCACCAAAAAGCAGAAAAGCCAGCAGATCATCAAGAAGAAATGAAGAAAAAGATGAATCCGTTCGCAAGGTTCGCTCGTATGCTTTCAAATATTTTTGTTCCAATCATTCCTGCCATTGTAGCAAGTGGTTTATTAATGGGTCTACTTGGAATGATGAAAGCATTTAAGTGGGTTTCAGAAGATAGCTCACTGTTTATTTTACTGGACATGTTTTCGAGCTCAGCATTTATCATCTTACCAATCTTAATAGGGTTTTCAGCTGCTAAGGAATTTGGAGCCAATCCATATTTAGGAGCCGTAATGGGTGGAATATTAACCCATCCAATGCTATTAAACCCATGGACCTTAGCAGATGCCAAGCCTGAATATATGGATTTCTTAGGATTGAGTATCCCATTGATTGGCTATCAAGGTACGGTTGTACCGATTTTACTTGCGATTTATGTAATGAGCAAAATTGAAAAAGGTTTGCGTAAAGTTGTTCCAAATGCAATTGATTTACTAGTAACACCATTTTTGACGGTTATTGTTACAGGATTTATCTCACTGTTATTTATTGGGCCATTTGGAAGATATATTGGTGATTTGATTTCAATTGGTTTACAATCAATGTATGATGTAGCCGGTGTATTTGCTGGTATTGTGTTTGGTGGTTTGTATTCTACGATTGTATTAACAGGACTACAACATAGTTTTCATGCAATTGAAGCGGGCCTTCTGGCAAATCCTAATATCGGAGTTAATTTCTTATTACCAATATGGGCATGCGCTAATGTTGCACAGGGTGGCGCCGGCTTGGCGGTATATTTTAAAACAAAGAATGCAAAAACAAAGAAAATTGCAATTCCAGCCGCTGTTTCTTCGTTTCTTGGCATTACTGAACCAATTATTTTTGGTGTAAACTTAAAGTTACGTAAACCATTTATTGCAGCAGCTATAGGTGGTGCTGCTGGTGGTGGATATGTGGTACTAACGAATGTTGTTGCAAACGCATACGGTTTAACAGGTATCCCAATGATGGCTATTGCAGCTCCGCTAGGAATGAGTAATTTAATTAACTATATTATTGGAATGGTCATTTCAGTAGGGGTAGCGTTTATTGTTACGTGGTTTATGAAATTAGAAGAGGAATAA
- a CDS encoding PRD domain-containing protein has translation MKIFKVLNNNAAVVKEGKIEKIVMGPGIAFQKSKNDILNKAKVEKVFVMKEENEKFQEILKSLPEEHIQVAEEIISYAEQQLGVTLSDHVHIALSDHLSFAIERLSRGIVIQNKLLHEIKALYRPEYDIGVWAIEQVSKRLKVQMPIDEAGYIALHIHTAKLHTSNMEQVMMNTTIINEMIEIIKEELELKIDEESISYQRLLTHLRFALNRIAEDEPFHSMDEEMLNMLQTKYKRAYTCALKIGAFLKAEYDINFPPSELGYITLHIERIGQRP, from the coding sequence TTGAAAATATTTAAAGTACTAAACAACAATGCAGCTGTTGTAAAAGAAGGGAAAATTGAAAAGATTGTAATGGGGCCGGGAATTGCCTTTCAAAAAAGTAAAAATGATATTTTAAATAAAGCCAAAGTTGAAAAAGTTTTTGTGATGAAAGAAGAAAATGAAAAATTTCAGGAAATATTAAAAAGCTTACCTGAAGAGCATATTCAAGTAGCAGAAGAAATTATTTCATATGCAGAACAGCAACTAGGCGTTACGCTTAGTGATCATGTTCATATTGCTTTAAGTGATCACTTATCATTCGCAATTGAAAGGTTATCTCGAGGAATTGTCATTCAAAATAAACTGTTACATGAAATTAAAGCACTGTATCGTCCAGAATATGATATTGGTGTGTGGGCGATTGAACAAGTTTCCAAACGTTTAAAAGTTCAAATGCCAATTGATGAAGCGGGCTATATCGCTCTTCATATTCATACAGCTAAACTGCATACATCCAATATGGAACAGGTAATGATGAATACAACAATCATTAACGAAATGATTGAGATTATTAAAGAAGAACTTGAGCTCAAAATTGATGAAGAGAGCATTTCCTACCAGCGATTACTCACTCATTTGCGCTTTGCGCTAAATCGAATTGCTGAAGATGAGCCTTTTCATTCAATGGATGAAGAAATGCTGAACATGCTGCAAACTAAGTACAAGCGTGCTTACACATGTGCTTTAAAAATTGGAGCATTTCTAAAAGCTGAATATGATATAAATTTTCCACCTTCTGAACTTGGCTATATTACGCTCCATATTGAAAGAATTGGCCAAAGACCCTAA
- a CDS encoding PTS glucose transporter subunit IIA encodes MFKKLFGGKTKSKETVVTAPMTGKILPLEQVPDPVFSQKMMGDGFAIEPTDGQVVSPVAGEVVQLFHTKHAVGLKTEAGTEVLIHIGLETVAMEGEGFEAHIQAGDKVEVGTPLITFDLPLVTEKAKSIITPVVITNSDAADSFEIVASGDVQKGQTQCAKVTMK; translated from the coding sequence ATGTTTAAAAAACTTTTTGGCGGTAAGACAAAATCTAAAGAAACAGTAGTAACAGCACCAATGACTGGGAAAATTCTTCCATTAGAGCAGGTTCCAGACCCGGTGTTTTCTCAAAAAATGATGGGCGATGGATTTGCTATTGAACCAACGGATGGACAAGTAGTATCTCCAGTGGCAGGAGAAGTAGTTCAATTATTCCACACGAAGCATGCTGTTGGATTAAAAACAGAAGCAGGTACAGAAGTACTTATACATATTGGACTGGAAACAGTAGCAATGGAAGGGGAAGGCTTTGAAGCGCATATTCAAGCAGGCGATAAAGTAGAAGTAGGTACACCTCTTATTACTTTTGATTTACCATTAGTAACAGAAAAAGCGAAAAGCATAATTACGCCTGTTGTCATTACAAATAGCGATGCAGCAGATTCATTTGAAATTGTAGCAAGTGGCGATGTTCAAAAAGGACAAACTCAATGTGCGAAAGTGACAATGAAATAA